TTTATCCTGTCCTTGCCCGCGGCCACCATGGCGCGCGTCCGGGTGATGAACGGCCCGTCGTTCTCCAGGGCCGCCGCCGCGGCCTGCTGGGCGAGGGAGTTGACGGAATAGACGACGTGGGTGCGGCGCACGATGTCGACCACGGCCGGGGAACCGCACAGGTAGCCGATGCGCAGGGCCGCCAGGGCGTACATCTTCGAGAAGGTGCGAAAGACGATCAGGTTGGGGTACTCGTCCAGGAGGTTCATGCCGTTGGGGAAACCGGGCTGGTCCACGTATTCGAAATACGCTTCGTCCAGCACCACGATCTGCCGGCCGTTCACCGCGTCCAGGAAGCGGCGCAGGGTCCCCGTGTCCCACCAGGTGCCCGTGGGGTTATTGGGGTTGCAGACAAAGAGGATTTTGGTGCGTTCGTCGCGGGCCGCGAGCATTCCCTGGGCGTCGAACCCGAAATCCCTGAGCGGGACCAGGCGGGCCGTGATGCCGGAAAATTCGGCCACCCATTCGTAGACCGCGAAGGTCCTGTCTGCGGTGACGATGGTGTCGCCCTCGACGCAGAAGGCCTTGATGACGCTGGTGATGAGTTCGCAGGAGCCGTTGCCGACGAGGAACTGGTCCGGCGATTTGCCGAAGCGTCCGGCCAGGATTTGCCGCAGGACGTAGGCGTCGCCGCTGGGGTAGATGGGGGCCAGGCGGGGCGGGAAGCCCTGCACGATGCGGGCGGCTTCGGGCGGGGGGCCGAGTGGGTTCTCGTTGTTGTTGAGCCGGTGCAGGTGGTCGACGTGGAAAAGCCGCATCAGCTCCTGGTCCGGCCTGCTCGGCGTGTAGACCTCGAAGCGCCGGACGTGGGCCGGCACCAGGCGTTCAAGATCCAGCATGCTGCAGCACCACCATGTCCGCCTGTCCCGCGTGGGGGAGCAGGACGCGAGGCTCGAAACCGTTTTCCAGAAAGGCCGGAGCCAGGGCCGCCTGCCAGCCAAAGGCCAGATCCAGATGAGCCAGGATGTTGCGGTACCCTTCGGACTGGAGCAGCTGGACGTGCCCGCGCACGGTGGCGGAGGCATCCTCGCCGTCGAGCATGGGGATGATCACCGCCTGGCTGGCTTCGGGTCGGATGGACGTGGCGAAGACCGAGCGCCCGGCCACCTGTTCTCCCTGCCGGGAGGTGGGATGGATGTCGCGCACGAGGAAAAGCCGGTCGTACGTCTCCCGCAGGAAGCTTTCGAGGGCCGGGTGGGTCCATACCGCCAGGCC
The Desulfomicrobium escambiense DSM 10707 genome window above contains:
- the hisC gene encoding histidinol-phosphate transaminase produces the protein MLDLERLVPAHVRRFEVYTPSRPDQELMRLFHVDHLHRLNNNENPLGPPPEAARIVQGFPPRLAPIYPSGDAYVLRQILAGRFGKSPDQFLVGNGSCELITSVIKAFCVEGDTIVTADRTFAVYEWVAEFSGITARLVPLRDFGFDAQGMLAARDERTKILFVCNPNNPTGTWWDTGTLRRFLDAVNGRQIVVLDEAYFEYVDQPGFPNGMNLLDEYPNLIVFRTFSKMYALAALRIGYLCGSPAVVDIVRRTHVVYSVNSLAQQAAAAALENDGPFITRTRAMVAAGKDRIKALCGELNLACQCGEGNFVMIRVPVADTLLYRKLMARGIMIRTMTGFRFPGWIRVSIAQEEAMEEFCGAMRDVLRP